In one Echinicola marina genomic region, the following are encoded:
- a CDS encoding DUF2911 domain-containing protein, protein MKASMISKLSIFTILSFLLCISLYAQEAQKPSPAASAKGEINGADITINYHSPGVKGRVIWGDLVPFGKVWRAGANDATTFETSKDIKVEGKTLPAGKYSFFIIPGEEESVFIFNSVAKQWGAYDYDASKDVLRVNIPSEQTSTMEERLVYEVVDDGFEVRWEYGKGKVNIQ, encoded by the coding sequence ATGAAAGCAAGTATGATCAGCAAGCTTAGTATTTTTACCATTTTAAGCTTTTTACTTTGTATCAGCCTTTATGCACAAGAAGCCCAAAAGCCCAGTCCAGCGGCAAGCGCAAAAGGAGAAATCAATGGTGCGGATATTACCATTAATTATCACAGTCCCGGGGTTAAGGGAAGAGTGATTTGGGGAGACTTGGTACCATTTGGTAAAGTTTGGAGAGCAGGTGCGAATGATGCGACCACCTTTGAAACCAGCAAGGATATTAAGGTAGAAGGTAAAACTTTGCCTGCGGGAAAATATAGTTTCTTTATTATCCCGGGGGAAGAGGAATCTGTATTTATCTTCAATTCAGTTGCCAAGCAATGGGGAGCGTATGATTATGATGCCTCCAAGGACGTTTTGAGAGTCAATATTCCATCTGAGCAAACTTCTACTATGGAAGAAAGATTGGTATATGAAGTAGTCGATGATGGTTTTGAAGTTAGATGGGAATATGGTAAAGGAAAAGTGAATATTCAATAA
- the mnmA gene encoding tRNA 2-thiouridine(34) synthase MnmA, with amino-acid sequence MNERKRVVVGLSGGVDSSVTAYLLQQAGYEVIGMFMKNWHDESVTISNECPWMEDSTDAMLVAEKLGIPFQAIDLSEEYRERIVDYMFSEYKAGRTPNPDVLCNREIKFDIFLKAAEKLKADFVATGHYCQKGQVEVDGKTVYQLLAGADNNKDQSYFLCQLNQEQLSKALFPIGHLQKSEVRKIAKEQELVTADKKDSQGLCFIGKVRLPEFLQQQLKPKKGDILIVPDDLPIYKNQQIPAGIALEDVEQETLDQICLPLHYTADQGKKVAEHNGAHYFTVGQRKGLNVGGTGKPLFVIQTDTKENIIYTGLGEGHPGLMRHGLYVPKEDVHWIREDLRLNPGESKRYLARIRYRQPLSMATLIMKANGLYVLFDQAQKGIASGQFVAWYDGKESIGSGVIA; translated from the coding sequence ATGAATGAAAGAAAAAGGGTTGTAGTAGGCCTTTCTGGTGGAGTGGATAGCTCTGTTACCGCCTATTTATTACAACAAGCAGGTTATGAAGTCATCGGCATGTTTATGAAAAACTGGCACGATGAATCTGTTACCATATCCAATGAATGTCCATGGATGGAGGATAGTACCGATGCCATGCTGGTGGCAGAAAAACTGGGTATCCCCTTTCAGGCCATAGACCTCAGCGAAGAATACAGGGAGCGTATAGTGGATTATATGTTTTCTGAGTACAAGGCAGGTAGGACGCCCAATCCAGATGTGCTTTGTAATAGGGAAATTAAATTTGATATTTTCTTAAAAGCTGCCGAAAAACTAAAAGCCGATTTTGTGGCTACGGGACATTATTGTCAAAAGGGACAGGTTGAAGTAGATGGAAAAACAGTTTACCAGCTTTTGGCAGGTGCTGATAATAATAAAGACCAGAGTTATTTCCTTTGCCAGTTAAATCAGGAGCAACTGTCCAAGGCCCTCTTCCCTATTGGGCATTTGCAAAAATCAGAGGTAAGGAAAATTGCCAAGGAACAGGAATTGGTTACAGCCGATAAGAAAGATAGCCAAGGGCTTTGCTTTATTGGAAAGGTAAGGTTGCCTGAGTTCTTACAGCAGCAATTAAAGCCTAAAAAGGGTGATATATTGATTGTCCCTGATGACTTGCCAATCTATAAAAATCAACAAATTCCGGCTGGAATAGCCCTTGAGGATGTGGAGCAAGAGACATTGGATCAAATATGTTTGCCATTACATTATACTGCAGATCAGGGAAAGAAAGTGGCAGAGCATAATGGCGCCCATTATTTTACCGTGGGGCAAAGGAAAGGGCTTAACGTGGGCGGAACGGGAAAACCATTATTTGTCATCCAAACAGATACAAAGGAGAACATTATCTATACGGGCTTGGGTGAAGGGCATCCCGGATTGATGAGACATGGTCTTTATGTTCCTAAGGAAGATGTACATTGGATCCGTGAAGATTTGAGATTAAATCCTGGAGAAAGTAAACGTTATTTGGCCAGGATCAGGTACAGACAGCCACTGAGCATGGCCACCTTGATCATGAAGGCAAATGGGCTTTACGTGCTTTTTGACCAAGCTCAAAAGGGAATTGCCTCAGGACAATTTGTAGCCTGGTATGATGGTAAGGAAAGTATTGGTTCTGGAGTCATTGCATAA
- a CDS encoding thioredoxin family protein: MKHILGIFILMICATGLYAQEKAEIKWYSFEEATALNQEEPKMLIVDVYTDWCGWCKKMDKETFTDAKVIEYINANFYAVKLNAENNKKTFQFRGNEYTEESMARSMRVSSYPNFVIIDAAMENITQLPGYREPTAFLRDLGSTIERFTGSN; encoded by the coding sequence ATGAAACACATATTAGGCATATTTATATTAATGATTTGTGCTACTGGTCTTTATGCCCAGGAAAAGGCTGAAATCAAGTGGTACAGTTTTGAAGAGGCTACAGCCCTTAATCAAGAAGAACCCAAAATGTTAATTGTGGACGTTTACACAGACTGGTGTGGTTGGTGTAAAAAAATGGACAAGGAGACCTTTACCGATGCAAAAGTGATTGAATATATCAATGCCAATTTTTATGCGGTGAAACTGAATGCAGAAAACAATAAGAAAACCTTTCAGTTTAGAGGCAATGAATACACCGAAGAAAGTATGGCCAGGTCCATGCGGGTCAGCTCCTACCCTAACTTTGTGATCATTGATGCTGCCATGGAAAACATCACCCAGTTGCCTGGATATAGGGAACCAACTGCTTTCCTGAGGGACTTGGGAAGTACCATTGAGCGATTTACAGGAAGTAATTAG
- the hrpB gene encoding ATP-dependent helicase HrpB — MVFDPLNIDLPVVDIIPQVRKQLAENSSLILHAPPGAGKSTLIPLALMDEAWLKGKKILMLEPRRLAAKSIAMRMADLLGEKVGQSIGYRIRFESKATEQTQVEVLTEGIMTRMIHHDNALENVGLVIFDEFHERNIHADVAMALCREVQQVLRPDLRIMVMSATLDMPQLSDLLQAPIAESLGKQYPVKVIHTQDADEWTLPEFMSQTIAKASKENEGDILAFLPGQREIKKTAEILHRQLPDFAICPLYGQLSPQKQQQAILPHPNGKRKVVLATSIAETSLTIEGITVVVDSGFGRTSKFDPKSGLSRLETVKISKDAAAQRAGRAGRLAPGTCYRLWTKATEDRMAAFRTPEIMETDLASLCLDLVQWGIKDIPNMTWLTPPPAGALAQAQDLLEQLGAIEDNKLTKHGEQLRELPCHPRLAHMLLMAREEDNLALATDIAAILEEKDPLAKEAGTDLNLRIEKLRTHRSVNKQGRGFDRIAKVAANYRRLFDLGEDNSPFDPFESGLILTYAYPERIAHARPGNNAQFKMTNGKLAMMHHKDELAHEAWLSVAHVDARDGMGKIFMAAPLNPKDLAYMVKEKEVVAWDSRKGELIAERQWRIGHIVLQSKPLDDVDPELANEALYKAIQSEGERLLNFDEKVLAWQNRVNSLRIWNPEEEWPDVSTKVLVNDPKWLMPYLIDMDSAEELKKLDLKEILQHSLSFEKQQLLDSLAPERLEVPSGSNIKISYQKGGESPILAVRLQEVFGMLDTPKVNKGSVGVLMHLLSPGFKPVQVTADLRSFWESTYFEVKKELKRRYPKHYWPENPMDAEAVRGVKRK, encoded by the coding sequence TTGGTATTTGATCCTTTGAATATAGACCTGCCTGTTGTGGATATTATCCCACAGGTCAGAAAGCAATTAGCAGAAAATTCCTCTTTGATCCTTCATGCTCCCCCTGGTGCTGGTAAAAGTACCTTAATTCCTTTGGCCTTGATGGATGAAGCATGGCTAAAGGGAAAGAAAATCCTAATGTTGGAGCCCCGCAGGCTTGCAGCCAAATCTATTGCTATGCGGATGGCGGATCTTTTGGGAGAAAAAGTTGGTCAAAGTATAGGTTATAGGATACGTTTTGAAAGCAAGGCTACCGAGCAAACTCAAGTGGAAGTGCTTACAGAAGGTATTATGACCAGAATGATCCATCATGATAATGCCCTGGAAAATGTGGGCTTGGTAATTTTTGATGAATTTCATGAAAGGAATATTCATGCCGACGTAGCCATGGCACTTTGCCGGGAAGTGCAACAAGTCCTCAGGCCAGATCTTAGGATCATGGTCATGTCAGCTACCTTGGATATGCCACAGTTGTCCGATTTACTCCAAGCCCCCATAGCCGAAAGTCTGGGCAAGCAGTATCCTGTTAAGGTTATTCATACACAGGATGCTGATGAATGGACGCTTCCTGAATTTATGAGCCAGACAATAGCCAAAGCTTCCAAAGAGAACGAAGGTGATATTTTGGCTTTTCTGCCCGGGCAGAGGGAGATAAAAAAAACAGCAGAAATTCTCCATAGGCAATTGCCAGATTTTGCCATTTGTCCCCTGTATGGACAATTATCACCTCAGAAGCAGCAACAAGCCATATTGCCCCATCCAAATGGGAAACGAAAGGTTGTATTGGCCACTTCAATAGCCGAGACCAGTTTGACCATAGAAGGGATCACGGTGGTGGTGGATTCAGGCTTTGGACGTACATCAAAATTTGATCCTAAATCAGGCTTATCCAGATTGGAAACGGTAAAGATATCCAAGGATGCTGCCGCCCAAAGAGCTGGTCGAGCAGGTCGATTGGCTCCAGGAACCTGTTATAGGCTATGGACCAAAGCTACGGAGGATAGAATGGCTGCATTTAGGACTCCTGAAATCATGGAAACGGACCTGGCTTCCCTATGCCTTGACTTGGTACAATGGGGAATCAAGGATATTCCCAATATGACTTGGCTGACGCCCCCTCCTGCTGGGGCATTGGCTCAAGCTCAGGACTTATTGGAACAATTGGGGGCCATTGAGGACAATAAACTGACTAAGCATGGCGAGCAGCTCAGAGAACTGCCCTGTCATCCCCGTTTGGCCCATATGCTTTTGATGGCCCGAGAGGAGGACAATTTGGCCTTAGCAACAGATATTGCAGCTATTCTGGAAGAGAAAGATCCTTTAGCCAAAGAAGCTGGTACGGATTTGAATTTAAGGATTGAAAAACTGCGTACGCACCGATCTGTCAATAAGCAAGGACGGGGATTTGACCGGATAGCAAAAGTAGCGGCCAACTACAGGAGATTATTTGATTTAGGAGAAGACAATAGTCCTTTTGATCCTTTTGAATCCGGTTTGATCCTTACCTATGCTTATCCAGAGCGAATTGCCCATGCGCGGCCTGGCAACAATGCCCAGTTTAAAATGACCAATGGTAAGCTGGCCATGATGCACCATAAGGATGAATTGGCACATGAGGCTTGGCTTAGTGTTGCCCATGTGGATGCCCGTGATGGAATGGGTAAGATCTTTATGGCAGCCCCGTTGAATCCAAAGGACCTGGCATATATGGTCAAGGAAAAGGAAGTCGTGGCTTGGGACAGTAGAAAGGGAGAACTGATCGCAGAAAGACAATGGCGTATTGGGCATATTGTATTGCAGTCGAAGCCATTGGATGATGTTGATCCAGAATTGGCCAATGAAGCCCTTTATAAGGCCATCCAGTCTGAGGGAGAGCGATTATTAAATTTTGATGAAAAAGTGTTAGCATGGCAAAACCGGGTAAACAGTCTCCGAATATGGAATCCAGAAGAGGAATGGCCTGATGTCAGTACAAAAGTATTGGTAAATGATCCTAAATGGTTAATGCCTTACCTTATTGATATGGACAGTGCAGAAGAGCTGAAAAAACTGGATTTAAAGGAAATTCTTCAACATAGTCTGTCCTTTGAAAAGCAGCAATTATTGGACAGTCTGGCACCGGAAAGATTGGAAGTACCTAGTGGATCAAATATTAAAATCAGCTATCAAAAGGGTGGTGAAAGCCCGATTTTGGCGGTTAGGCTACAAGAAGTATTTGGTATGCTCGATACCCCGAAGGTCAACAAAGGGAGTGTTGGGGTATTGATGCACTTGCTATCCCCGGGGTTTAAGCCTGTACAAGTAACAGCGGATCTTAGGAGTTTCTGGGAAAGTACTTATTTCGAAGTTAAAAAGGAATTAAAAAGACGTTACCCCAAGCATTATTGGCCGGAAAATCCTATGGATGCTGAAGCTGTAAGAGGCGTAAAAAGGAAGTAA
- a CDS encoding cold-shock protein, with product MARSNNSFIKKQKADKKAKKKREKLENRLERKQQETSGKLEDMIAYVDEFGNISDTPPEPPTEKDDKKKPSSDERRRAEGHQSRRPYNPDRRRSDNDDRDK from the coding sequence ATGGCAAGATCGAATAATAGCTTTATCAAAAAGCAGAAGGCAGACAAAAAAGCAAAGAAGAAAAGAGAAAAATTGGAAAACCGCTTGGAAAGAAAGCAACAGGAAACCAGCGGTAAACTGGAAGATATGATTGCTTATGTGGACGAATTTGGAAATATCTCGGACACACCGCCTGAGCCGCCTACTGAGAAAGATGATAAAAAGAAGCCAAGTTCGGATGAAAGAAGAAGAGCAGAGGGGCATCAAAGCAGGAGACCCTATAATCCAGATCGGAGAAGGTCTGATAATGATGATAGAGATAAATAA
- a CDS encoding amidohydrolase family protein, translated as MRKNSLIIYIVLLLLLPVLSYGQIEGEVLKPEGGSFLLKGATVVTVTDGVLENTDVLISAGKIQEIGKNISAPSATELDCQGQFIYPGMIDSGTRMGLVEVGSLAETQDYAEIGNVTPNMQALTAVNPNSVVIPVTRVSGVTTTLSVPAGGLFPGTSALINLNGYTPDQMYAGFKGVPMNFPTLARRGHWDKRSDEDIEKDAQKALKDINDIWERASTYMKLEDADADLTYYPEMEQLAKVVRGELALMIEVNRAEDILSAIKWIKEKKVKKAILTGVAEGYRVAAEIADAGFPVITGPVLAIPSRDSDRYDAAYSNAGKMQKAGVKVALRTNEAENVRNLPFNAGFAAAYGMGKEEALKAVTIVPAEIFGVDDRLGSIEEGKSATLFIADGDPFETKTQIKHVFIDGYKIPMTSRHIRLYQEFLERNPGLEK; from the coding sequence ATGAGAAAGAATAGTTTAATTATATATATCGTGCTTTTATTACTTCTTCCTGTGTTGTCCTATGGGCAAATAGAAGGAGAGGTTTTAAAACCTGAAGGAGGCAGTTTTTTGCTAAAAGGAGCTACTGTGGTGACCGTTACCGATGGCGTGCTGGAGAATACGGATGTACTGATTTCCGCTGGTAAAATTCAGGAAATAGGTAAAAATATAAGCGCCCCTTCTGCTACTGAATTGGATTGTCAGGGGCAGTTTATTTATCCGGGCATGATTGATTCAGGTACCCGCATGGGATTGGTGGAAGTTGGTTCTCTTGCCGAAACACAGGACTATGCAGAGATCGGTAATGTAACGCCCAATATGCAGGCCCTTACTGCGGTCAATCCTAATTCGGTCGTGATTCCTGTCACAAGGGTTTCAGGGGTAACCACTACCCTATCTGTTCCAGCTGGGGGGCTTTTTCCAGGTACTTCAGCTTTGATCAATTTAAATGGTTACACGCCTGATCAAATGTATGCCGGCTTTAAAGGTGTTCCCATGAATTTCCCCACTTTGGCTCGCAGAGGTCACTGGGATAAGCGAAGCGATGAAGATATAGAAAAGGATGCCCAGAAAGCCTTGAAAGATATCAATGATATTTGGGAGCGAGCGAGTACTTATATGAAATTGGAGGATGCTGATGCGGATTTGACCTATTATCCTGAAATGGAGCAGCTGGCCAAGGTAGTGAGAGGAGAATTGGCCTTGATGATTGAAGTCAATAGGGCTGAAGATATCTTAAGTGCCATCAAGTGGATTAAAGAAAAGAAAGTCAAAAAAGCCATTTTGACCGGTGTAGCGGAAGGCTATCGTGTGGCAGCTGAAATAGCCGATGCTGGATTTCCCGTGATTACTGGCCCTGTTTTGGCCATTCCTTCCAGAGACTCAGACCGCTATGATGCTGCTTATTCCAATGCCGGTAAAATGCAAAAGGCTGGAGTCAAGGTAGCCTTAAGAACCAATGAGGCAGAGAATGTAAGGAATCTCCCCTTCAATGCTGGCTTTGCAGCTGCTTATGGCATGGGCAAGGAAGAAGCACTCAAAGCAGTAACCATAGTGCCCGCAGAGATATTTGGTGTGGATGATCGATTGGGTTCCATAGAAGAAGGTAAAAGCGCCACCCTATTTATCGCTGATGGGGATCCATTTGAAACCAAAACCCAAATTAAGCATGTCTTTATAGATGGATATAAGATTCCAATGACCAGCAGACATATCAGGTTGTATCAGGAATTTTTGGAAAGAAATCCTGGTTTGGAAAAATAA
- a CDS encoding C40 family peptidase has protein sequence MNYFKENNIFSGLIALLLLWACQPESNKDLSPIIDQVQSEFAPDKRVALFNLTYEGDTLKGETNLPNALETLESKLDSMGLEYINEVKLLPDADLEGKTHGVVTISVANIRSAPKHSAELATQATMGTPLGVLKKAGSWYLVQTPDKYISWVDAAGIALMDEKEFQAWEDAEKVIFTGLLGYVYEDKSEKMMVSDLTAGNVLEVLSSSKEHYEVALPDGRTGYLNKAHAVAFENWLSTRELSDENLINTAKNMMGVPYLWGGTSIKGVDCSGFTKTIYYLNGQVIPRDASQQVHEGELVDTDKNWDNLSVGDLLFFGRKATEDSPERIVHVGMWIGNNSFIHSRGRVRISSFDPESPNYDEYELGRYLRTKRIRRVPSENIMAVDQVIN, from the coding sequence ATGAATTACTTTAAGGAGAACAATATATTTTCTGGTCTCATCGCTTTGCTATTATTATGGGCATGTCAGCCAGAATCCAACAAGGATTTGTCCCCGATCATTGATCAAGTTCAATCTGAATTTGCTCCTGATAAGCGTGTGGCATTGTTTAATCTAACTTATGAAGGAGATACACTGAAGGGAGAGACTAATTTGCCTAATGCTCTGGAAACACTTGAATCCAAATTGGACAGTATGGGGCTTGAATATATAAATGAGGTGAAATTATTGCCTGATGCAGACTTGGAAGGGAAAACTCATGGGGTGGTGACCATTTCTGTAGCTAATATTAGAAGTGCTCCCAAGCATTCAGCCGAATTGGCTACACAAGCGACCATGGGCACGCCCTTAGGCGTCCTTAAGAAAGCCGGCTCTTGGTATTTGGTCCAAACTCCTGATAAGTATATTTCATGGGTAGACGCTGCTGGGATTGCATTGATGGACGAGAAGGAGTTTCAGGCATGGGAGGATGCAGAAAAAGTAATTTTTACAGGTTTGCTAGGCTATGTATATGAAGATAAATCTGAAAAAATGATGGTCAGTGACCTTACAGCAGGAAACGTTTTGGAAGTCCTTTCCAGTAGTAAAGAGCACTATGAAGTTGCCTTGCCAGATGGTAGAACCGGATATTTAAATAAAGCGCATGCAGTGGCTTTTGAAAACTGGTTAAGTACAAGGGAATTGAGTGATGAAAACTTGATCAATACAGCTAAAAATATGATGGGAGTCCCCTATTTATGGGGAGGAACTTCCATTAAGGGGGTGGATTGCAGTGGTTTTACCAAAACCATTTATTACCTCAACGGACAAGTAATCCCAAGAGATGCTTCTCAACAAGTACATGAAGGTGAGCTGGTGGATACGGATAAAAACTGGGATAATTTGAGTGTGGGAGATTTATTGTTTTTTGGCAGGAAAGCTACGGAGGATAGTCCAGAACGCATTGTGCATGTGGGTATGTGGATTGGTAATAATTCCTTTATTCATTCCAGGGGAAGGGTAAGGATAAGTAGCTTTGATCCAGAAAGTCCAAATTATGATGAATATGAATTGGGAAGGTACCTTAGAACCAAAAGGATCAGACGGGTTCCAAGTGAAAATATTATGGCTGTTGATCAGGTAATCAACTGA
- the mnmE gene encoding tRNA uridine-5-carboxymethylaminomethyl(34) synthesis GTPase MnmE produces MAFSISEKEDTIIALATPQGVGAIAVIRLSGKDAIKLCNEVFSGKDLEKQESHTIHYGTIRDGEKIIDEVLVSLFVAPKSFTKENVVEISTHGSSYIINQVIKLFIKKGARPAKPGEFTQRAFLNGQFDLAQAEAVADLIHSDSEASHQAALHQMRGGFSGEIKELRDKLIHFASMIELELDFSEEDVEFASRSDLQDLVEKLLRVVEHLIASFDLGNVIKNGVPTVIAGKPNAGKSTLLNALLNEEKAIVSDIAGTTRDFIEDEINIGGVIFRFIDTAGLRETTDTIEAIGVSRTQEKMKTASLILYLFDLSDTDMIEINRDVNKLENLGVPFVKVANKIDKSNKQFVSELKSKYPDVIFISAGKKEHLDELRDKILELVNLDKFKTGNTVVTNIRHYDSLVKTRESLLDVLNGIDNEITNDFMAMDIRRSLHFLGEITGEITTDDLLANIFSKFCIGK; encoded by the coding sequence ATGGCTTTTTCAATCAGCGAAAAAGAAGATACTATTATCGCTCTTGCGACCCCACAGGGAGTAGGCGCTATCGCGGTGATCAGATTGTCGGGTAAGGATGCCATCAAGCTATGCAATGAGGTGTTTTCGGGCAAGGACCTAGAAAAACAAGAATCACATACCATTCATTATGGCACGATTAGGGATGGAGAAAAGATCATTGATGAGGTACTTGTTTCATTGTTTGTGGCCCCCAAATCCTTTACCAAGGAAAATGTAGTGGAGATTTCTACACATGGCTCCTCCTATATCATCAATCAAGTTATCAAGCTGTTTATCAAAAAAGGAGCACGGCCTGCCAAGCCCGGAGAGTTTACGCAGCGGGCTTTCCTCAATGGACAGTTTGATTTAGCCCAGGCAGAAGCTGTTGCTGATTTGATCCATTCCGATTCTGAAGCTTCGCACCAGGCAGCTTTGCATCAAATGCGTGGTGGTTTCAGCGGGGAAATCAAGGAATTAAGGGATAAGCTGATCCATTTTGCTTCTATGATTGAGTTGGAACTGGATTTCTCTGAAGAAGATGTGGAATTTGCCAGCCGCTCTGATTTACAGGATTTGGTGGAGAAGTTATTAAGGGTGGTAGAACACCTGATTGCTAGTTTTGATCTTGGCAATGTGATTAAAAATGGTGTTCCAACGGTGATTGCCGGTAAGCCCAATGCCGGGAAGTCTACACTACTCAATGCACTATTGAATGAGGAAAAAGCCATTGTTTCTGATATTGCCGGAACTACAAGGGATTTTATCGAAGACGAAATTAATATTGGTGGGGTGATTTTTCGCTTCATAGATACAGCTGGTTTAAGAGAAACTACTGATACTATTGAGGCCATTGGCGTATCCAGGACCCAGGAGAAAATGAAGACCGCTTCATTAATACTTTATCTCTTTGACCTTTCCGATACTGATATGATAGAGATCAATAGAGATGTCAATAAACTGGAAAATCTGGGTGTGCCTTTTGTTAAAGTAGCGAATAAGATAGACAAGTCCAATAAACAATTTGTCAGCGAGTTAAAGTCAAAATATCCTGATGTGATTTTTATTTCTGCAGGTAAGAAAGAGCACCTGGACGAGTTAAGAGATAAGATCTTGGAATTGGTAAATTTGGATAAGTTTAAAACCGGCAATACGGTAGTGACCAATATCCGTCATTATGATTCATTGGTCAAAACCCGCGAATCTTTATTGGATGTATTGAATGGCATAGACAATGAAATCACCAATGACTTTATGGCCATGGATATCAGAAGGTCCTTACATTTTCTAGGAGAGATTACCGGTGAGATTACCACAGATGATTTGCTGGCTAATATTTTTAGTAAGTTTTGTATCGGTAAATAA
- a CDS encoding THUMP domain-containing class I SAM-dependent RNA methyltransferase — protein MNNFDHKGKVVVTCKDRFAPYLEQELKDLGFKPKNVGRTSVELYASLNQCIFLNMHLRVASHVLFEIKSFYLHHAKDIYRRIKALPWENYIDNNTYFSVVSHVENESVNNPLFVNVKIKDAIVDRFRENTGVRPDTGSEFEGAVIQLFWKDTQASLFINTSGETLSKRGYRKIPGKAPMAENLAASTILASDWDRKGPFVNPMCGSGTLAIEAALIATNRYPGLFRDHYAFMHIKGYEDDVYQKLKFELEEKINDNISTKIIASDLSERAIYASEENAKTAQVFDHIQFEVGDFAETTVPESDHGVIFFNPEYGERLGEEEELVAIYKRMGDFMKQECSGYTGYIFTGNMNLGKRVGLKPSRKIEFFNGTIDCRLLKYELYQGSKKGKHQKD, from the coding sequence ATGAATAATTTTGATCATAAAGGTAAGGTGGTGGTCACCTGTAAAGATCGCTTTGCACCCTATTTGGAGCAGGAGCTAAAGGATTTAGGTTTTAAGCCAAAAAATGTTGGCAGGACCAGTGTGGAACTTTATGCCAGCTTGAACCAATGTATATTTTTGAATATGCATCTCAGGGTGGCCAGCCATGTGCTATTTGAAATTAAATCTTTTTACCTTCACCACGCCAAGGATATTTACAGAAGGATAAAAGCCTTGCCTTGGGAAAACTATATTGACAATAACACTTATTTTTCTGTGGTCTCGCACGTTGAAAACGAAAGTGTCAACAATCCACTTTTTGTCAATGTAAAAATCAAAGATGCTATTGTAGACCGTTTTAGGGAAAACACTGGTGTAAGACCTGATACTGGTTCTGAATTTGAAGGAGCTGTAATCCAGCTATTCTGGAAAGACACCCAAGCATCCTTATTTATCAATACTTCTGGGGAGACACTTTCCAAAAGGGGATATAGAAAAATTCCTGGCAAGGCTCCTATGGCCGAGAACCTGGCTGCCAGCACGATTTTGGCAAGTGACTGGGATAGGAAAGGACCATTTGTCAATCCTATGTGTGGTTCTGGCACCTTGGCTATTGAAGCGGCTCTGATAGCTACCAACAGGTATCCGGGACTTTTCAGGGACCATTATGCTTTTATGCATATCAAAGGCTACGAGGATGACGTTTACCAAAAACTGAAATTTGAATTAGAGGAGAAGATCAATGATAATATCAGCACTAAAATCATTGCCTCCGATTTAAGTGAAAGGGCCATTTATGCTTCAGAGGAAAATGCGAAAACCGCACAGGTTTTTGATCATATCCAATTTGAAGTGGGGGACTTTGCAGAAACTACCGTCCCGGAAAGTGACCATGGTGTGATTTTCTTTAACCCAGAATATGGAGAACGATTGGGTGAAGAAGAGGAATTGGTGGCAATTTATAAACGAATGGGAGATTTCATGAAGCAAGAATGCTCAGGATATACAGGCTATATTTTTACTGGGAATATGAATTTGGGTAAAAGGGTAGGTCTTAAGCCGAGCAGGAAGATAGAATTCTTCAATGGCACCATTGATTGTCGCTTATTAAAATATGAACTTTACCAAGGAAGTAAAAAAGGAAAGCACCAGAAGGATTAG